A stretch of the Thalassotalea euphylliae genome encodes the following:
- the yjjX gene encoding inosine/xanthosine triphosphatase, which produces MTNNKLNLIIGSKNPVKVNAAKAALQSYFPQQDINVVSVNAPSGVAEQPMTEAETLLGAKNRVSHCQQEFGETADYYIAIEGGVDHYHYGPAAFAYVVISSTDTNQEAIGLSAQLPLPEGVYQALQQGEELGDVIDKLFNTHNAKQKSGAMGLFTNGLATRQSTYEQALILALAKIANANLYQ; this is translated from the coding sequence ATGACCAATAACAAACTCAATCTCATCATCGGTTCTAAAAATCCCGTTAAAGTGAATGCTGCAAAAGCTGCGCTTCAATCGTATTTTCCTCAACAAGACATCAATGTAGTCTCAGTAAATGCCCCATCAGGTGTTGCTGAACAACCTATGACTGAAGCAGAAACCTTGCTGGGTGCGAAGAATCGAGTCTCCCATTGCCAGCAAGAATTTGGCGAGACAGCTGATTATTATATTGCCATCGAAGGCGGCGTTGATCATTACCATTACGGCCCTGCCGCGTTTGCTTATGTCGTTATTTCTAGTACCGACACAAATCAAGAAGCCATTGGCCTGAGTGCCCAACTTCCGTTGCCAGAAGGCGTTTATCAAGCATTGCAACAAGGTGAAGAATTAGGCGATGTAATTGATAAACTCTTTAATACCCATAATGCCAAGCAAAAATCTGGCGCAATGGGGTTATTTACCAATGGTTTAGCGACCAGACAATCTACCTACGAGCAAGCCCTGATTTTGGCATTAGCGAAGATTGCCAATGCTAACTTATATCAATAA
- the ppsR gene encoding posphoenolpyruvate synthetase regulatory kinase/phosphorylase PpsR, translating into MRPAFYISDGTAITSEVFGHALLSLFPMEFEHHTISFVETVAKAEEAKAKINAISKRSGEKPLVFHTFVNPEIRAIIDSCDAIIYNFLEHFVSPLEKELNVQAKPKAHRTHSIHENSYDYRIDAVNYALANDDGSNVTNYADADIILVGVSRSGKTPTSLYLALQYGIKAANYPFTDDDMDELKLPNFLKQHKKKIFGLTIDPERLMDIRDNRRANSKYSSARQCRMELREVEKLYKKEKIPFINSTKFSVEEITAKILAETGLRRHKY; encoded by the coding sequence ATGCGCCCAGCTTTCTATATTTCAGACGGAACCGCGATTACTTCTGAAGTTTTTGGCCATGCCTTACTTTCCCTATTCCCCATGGAGTTTGAACACCATACGATATCTTTTGTAGAAACTGTGGCAAAAGCCGAAGAAGCAAAAGCTAAAATTAATGCTATTTCTAAACGCTCCGGTGAAAAGCCGCTGGTTTTTCATACCTTTGTTAACCCTGAGATACGAGCAATTATCGACAGCTGTGATGCTATTATTTATAACTTCTTAGAGCATTTTGTTTCGCCACTGGAAAAAGAATTAAACGTACAAGCCAAACCCAAAGCGCATCGCACCCATAGTATTCACGAAAATAGTTATGACTATCGTATTGATGCAGTTAACTATGCACTAGCGAACGATGATGGTTCAAATGTTACCAACTACGCCGATGCCGACATTATTTTAGTAGGCGTTTCGCGCTCAGGTAAAACGCCAACTTCTCTTTATTTAGCACTACAATACGGTATCAAAGCGGCGAATTATCCATTTACTGATGACGATATGGACGAGCTTAAACTGCCTAATTTCCTTAAGCAGCATAAGAAAAAAATCTTTGGTTTAACGATAGATCCAGAGCGATTGATGGACATCCGTGATAACCGCAGAGCAAACAGTAAATACTCCTCGGCCAGACAGTGTCGAATGGAGCTTAGAGAAGTGGAGAAACTCTATAAAAAAGAGAAAATTCCGTTCATTAATTCGACAAAGTTTTCAGTAGAAGAAATCACTGCAAAAATTCTGGCAGAAACGGGCCTGCGTCGTCATAAGTACTAA
- the ppsA gene encoding phosphoenolpyruvate synthase yields the protein MQENVLWYEQLGMNDVDRVGGKNASLGEMISNLANVGVQVPGGFATTAFAFNEFLEQSGLNDKIYQLLDSLDVSDVNALAECGATIRQWIIDTPFLPQMQQDIEQAYAKLAGEFTEDASFAVRSSATAEDMPDASFAGQQETFLNVKGLDAVMVAIKHVFASLFNDRAISYRVHQGYDHRGVALSAGIQRMVRSDIAASGVMFSIDTESGFEGVVFITSSYGLGEMVVQGAVNPDEFYVHKPTLANGKPAVVRRTIGSKAIKMVYAQSQEHGKQVEIVDMEESLSNQFSITDEEVMELAKQAVIIEKHYGRPMDIEWAKDGLDGKLYIVQARPETVRSRESANVMEQFQLQETAAVICEGRAIGHKIGSGTAKVLSSLEEMDKIQPGDVLVTDMTDPDWEPIMKRASAIVTNRGGRTCHAAIIAREMGIPAVVGCGDATTRIKAGDEITVSCAEGDTGFIYDGKLEFSVTTSQVDEMPELPLKIMMNVGNPDRAFTFARLPHAGIGLARLEFIINKMIGVHPKALLNYDAQSADLKAEIDDIIAGYANPVEFYIAKLTEGISTLAAAYAPERVIVRMSDFKSNEYANLVGGEEFEPEEENPMIGYRGASRYISEDFRDCFALECEAVKRVRNEMGLTNVEIMIPFVRTLEEASAVIDILAEHGLERGKDGLKVIMMCELPSNALLADQFLDYFDGFSIGSNDLTQLTLGLDRDSGLIAHLFDERNPAVKALLAMAIKACKARGKYVGICGQGPSDHADFAAWLVEQGIDSVSLNPDTVLPTWLYLAEQYQA from the coding sequence GTGCAAGAAAACGTACTTTGGTATGAACAGCTGGGAATGAATGATGTCGACCGTGTTGGCGGTAAAAATGCATCATTAGGTGAAATGATTTCAAACCTGGCTAATGTTGGGGTGCAAGTCCCTGGCGGTTTTGCCACTACAGCCTTCGCATTTAATGAATTTCTTGAACAAAGTGGCCTAAACGACAAAATTTATCAATTGCTAGACAGCCTAGATGTTAGCGATGTTAACGCGCTAGCTGAGTGCGGCGCTACTATTCGTCAATGGATTATTGACACTCCTTTCCTTCCGCAAATGCAACAAGATATTGAGCAAGCTTACGCAAAGCTCGCTGGCGAATTTACTGAAGACGCTTCATTTGCGGTACGTTCATCGGCCACCGCAGAAGATATGCCTGATGCTTCATTTGCTGGCCAACAGGAAACTTTCCTAAACGTTAAAGGCCTTGATGCGGTAATGGTAGCGATTAAGCACGTATTTGCTTCGCTATTTAATGACCGTGCTATCTCATATCGTGTTCACCAAGGTTATGACCATCGTGGTGTTGCGCTATCAGCCGGTATTCAGCGTATGGTGCGCAGTGACATCGCAGCAAGTGGTGTAATGTTCTCAATTGACACTGAATCTGGCTTTGAAGGTGTGGTATTTATCACTTCAAGCTACGGCTTAGGTGAAATGGTGGTGCAAGGGGCGGTAAACCCAGATGAATTTTATGTGCACAAGCCAACGCTAGCTAATGGCAAGCCAGCAGTAGTACGCCGCACTATTGGTAGTAAAGCGATTAAGATGGTTTACGCACAAAGCCAAGAGCACGGTAAGCAAGTTGAAATTGTTGACATGGAAGAGTCGCTTTCTAACCAGTTCTCTATTACTGATGAAGAAGTGATGGAGCTTGCCAAGCAAGCCGTGATAATTGAAAAGCATTACGGTCGTCCAATGGATATTGAGTGGGCGAAAGACGGCTTAGACGGTAAACTTTATATCGTTCAGGCACGTCCTGAAACGGTTCGTAGCCGCGAAAGCGCTAATGTAATGGAACAGTTCCAGTTACAAGAAACTGCTGCTGTGATTTGTGAAGGTCGTGCGATTGGCCACAAAATTGGTTCAGGTACCGCAAAAGTACTTTCGTCACTAGAAGAGATGGACAAAATCCAGCCGGGTGATGTACTTGTCACTGATATGACTGATCCTGATTGGGAGCCAATCATGAAGCGCGCGTCAGCGATTGTTACTAACCGTGGTGGTCGTACTTGTCACGCGGCGATCATCGCGCGTGAAATGGGTATTCCAGCGGTTGTTGGTTGTGGTGATGCAACAACGCGTATTAAAGCGGGCGACGAAATTACCGTTTCTTGTGCTGAAGGTGATACCGGTTTTATTTACGACGGTAAATTGGAATTCTCAGTGACCACTTCGCAAGTGGATGAAATGCCTGAGTTACCACTTAAAATAATGATGAATGTGGGTAACCCAGATCGCGCATTCACTTTTGCGCGTTTACCACACGCTGGTATTGGTTTAGCCCGTTTAGAGTTTATCATTAACAAAATGATCGGTGTGCATCCAAAAGCTTTGCTTAACTACGATGCGCAATCTGCTGACTTAAAAGCGGAAATTGACGATATTATAGCTGGTTATGCCAACCCAGTTGAATTCTACATTGCCAAGTTAACCGAAGGTATTTCAACGTTAGCGGCAGCTTATGCACCGGAGCGCGTGATTGTTCGTATGTCTGATTTTAAATCAAACGAATACGCGAACTTAGTTGGCGGTGAAGAATTTGAACCAGAAGAAGAAAACCCAATGATTGGCTACCGTGGTGCTTCTCGTTATATTTCTGAAGACTTCCGCGATTGTTTTGCCCTTGAATGTGAAGCGGTAAAACGTGTCCGTAATGAAATGGGCTTAACCAATGTTGAGATCATGATCCCGTTTGTACGTACCTTGGAAGAAGCGTCAGCAGTTATTGATATTCTTGCTGAGCATGGTTTAGAGCGTGGCAAAGACGGCTTAAAAGTGATCATGATGTGTGAATTACCATCGAATGCACTTTTAGCTGATCAATTTTTAGATTACTTCGACGGCTTCTCTATTGGTTCAAATGATTTAACGCAATTAACCTTGGGTCTAGACCGTGATTCTGGCTTAATTGCGCACTTATTTGACGAGCGTAATCCAGCAGTAAAAGCGCTACTAGCCATGGCGATTAAAGCCTGTAAAGCTCGCGGTAAGTACGTGGGTATTTGTGGTCAAGGGCCAAGCGATCACGCTGATTTTGCCGCTTGGTTGGTAGAGCAGGGCATTGACAGTGTCTCACTGAACCCTGACACCGTATTACCAACTTGGTTGTACTTAGCCGAGCAGTACCAAGCTTAA
- a CDS encoding CsgG/HfaB family protein, producing MSTDPKMGGGQGGGTITGGAGGANTDNRNSQLESCDKTLGTMSVFEDRSLPWWSMYQRRAPDLGSTVPVIRLMIQQSNCFVVVERGAAMAAMKAERELMSSGESRGGSNFGKGQMVAADYTLSPSIQFSEKGTGGIGAIAGALFGSVGAAVAGGFKKNEAATTLLLIDNRSGVQVSAAVGNAENKDFRVGGALFAGALLGAGAYSNTPEGKIVTAAFADSYNQMVKALRNYKAQQVEGGLGTGGKLEVQQ from the coding sequence ATGAGTACAGATCCCAAAATGGGCGGTGGCCAAGGTGGTGGTACTATCACTGGCGGCGCTGGTGGCGCAAACACGGACAATAGAAACAGCCAACTTGAAAGCTGTGATAAAACCCTTGGCACTATGTCAGTTTTTGAAGATCGCAGTCTACCTTGGTGGTCAATGTATCAACGCAGAGCACCTGACTTAGGCAGTACAGTGCCTGTTATCCGATTGATGATCCAACAATCTAACTGTTTTGTTGTGGTTGAACGCGGGGCAGCAATGGCGGCAATGAAAGCAGAACGAGAACTAATGTCATCTGGTGAGTCCCGCGGCGGTAGTAATTTTGGTAAAGGCCAGATGGTTGCCGCTGATTATACCTTATCCCCTTCTATTCAATTTTCTGAAAAAGGTACGGGCGGAATAGGCGCAATAGCAGGTGCGTTATTTGGGTCAGTTGGCGCGGCAGTTGCTGGTGGGTTTAAGAAAAACGAAGCCGCTACCACCTTGCTGTTGATAGATAACCGATCAGGCGTGCAAGTATCAGCTGCAGTTGGCAATGCAGAAAACAAAGACTTCAGAGTCGGTGGAGCCCTCTTCGCTGGCGCTTTATTGGGTGCTGGCGCATATTCGAATACACCGGAAGGTAAAATCGTCACTGCGGCGTTTGCTGACTCATACAACCAAATGGTGAAAGCCTTGCGTAACTATAAAGCACAGCAAGTTGAAGGTGGCTTGGGTACAGGTGGCAAACTCGAAGTTCAACAGTAA
- a CDS encoding 3-deoxy-7-phosphoheptulonate synthase, translated as MTIKTDEIRTTLIEHLASPAELAEQIPLSEQTAEFIIESRAQVERIINKEDDRLVVVIGPCSIHDPEAALDYAKQLKVLHDKYQDELMIVMRVYFEKPRTTVGWKGLISDPDLDKSFHVAKGLNLARNLLVDINELGLPAGTEFLDMVTGQYISDLITWGAIGARTTESQVHRELASALSCPVGFKNGTDGNVKIAVDAIKASSVPHVLYSPDKKGQMCIYQTHGNPHAHVILRGGKEPNYQANHVEAAQEALFNSGINKPLMVDCSHGNSSKDHSKQPMVAQDIAMQIAGGSTAIFGVMIESFIVEGRQEVIDGKAKTYGQSITDACINFSTSEDVLAVLADAVKKRRS; from the coding sequence ATGACTATCAAAACCGACGAAATTAGAACCACGCTAATTGAGCATCTCGCCTCACCTGCAGAATTAGCTGAACAAATCCCACTTTCTGAGCAAACCGCTGAATTTATTATTGAAAGTAGAGCGCAAGTAGAACGCATCATTAACAAAGAAGATGACCGTTTAGTGGTTGTTATTGGCCCTTGTTCAATACACGATCCTGAAGCAGCGCTAGACTACGCTAAGCAACTCAAAGTATTGCACGACAAATATCAAGACGAGTTAATGATTGTTATGCGTGTTTATTTTGAAAAACCGCGCACAACCGTTGGCTGGAAGGGGCTAATTAGTGACCCTGATCTAGATAAATCTTTTCATGTAGCAAAAGGGCTAAATTTAGCTCGTAATCTATTAGTCGATATTAACGAGTTAGGTTTACCAGCGGGCACTGAGTTCTTAGATATGGTCACGGGCCAATATATCTCTGACTTGATTACATGGGGCGCAATTGGCGCCCGTACTACAGAAAGTCAAGTCCACAGAGAGCTTGCCTCAGCACTTTCCTGCCCTGTAGGTTTTAAAAATGGTACTGATGGCAATGTAAAAATTGCCGTCGATGCCATTAAGGCATCTAGCGTTCCCCACGTACTCTACTCACCAGATAAAAAAGGCCAAATGTGTATTTACCAAACACATGGCAATCCTCACGCGCATGTAATTTTACGCGGCGGCAAGGAACCAAACTATCAAGCAAATCACGTTGAAGCAGCGCAAGAAGCTTTGTTTAATTCAGGCATTAATAAGCCATTAATGGTTGATTGTAGTCATGGCAACAGCAGTAAAGACCACAGCAAACAACCGATGGTAGCGCAAGATATTGCAATGCAAATTGCTGGCGGTTCAACAGCTATTTTTGGTGTGATGATTGAAAGTTTTATTGTTGAAGGCCGCCAAGAAGTTATTGATGGCAAAGCGAAAACTTATGGTCAAAGTATCACAGATGCCTGTATCAACTTTAGCACGAGTGAAGACGTGTTAGCGGTATTAGCCGACGCAGTGAAAAAACGCAGAAGTTAA
- a CDS encoding sensor domain-containing diguanylate cyclase has protein sequence MLSANKFILEQTKENVPLNKWQKTINLMSKLYQVPSSFIVQYTEQGYQVVIASQQEENPYPAGSTIPTATNIFCKKVVESHQLLYVQNATELEEWQTNPEVSEDGYNSYLGMPINWPDGKPFGTICVMDLQKTDYDNNHIELLSEFRSVIEDDLEIIDNYDKMQQIAMVDPLTNIHNRRAFMLLAEQRFKLAKRVELLLGVLFIDADNFKQLNDKYGHDIGDKVLISIAESIKANIRESDILARIGGDEFACVLQINHAEDLATISEKISEHYQQANRQLALPTNTISIGSVVAEKNKTLDELMCIADQAMYQVKADKKR, from the coding sequence ATGCTGTCCGCCAACAAATTTATTCTTGAACAAACCAAAGAAAATGTGCCGCTCAATAAATGGCAAAAAACCATAAACCTGATGTCGAAACTTTATCAGGTGCCGTCAAGTTTTATTGTGCAGTATACAGAGCAAGGGTATCAGGTAGTGATTGCCAGTCAGCAAGAAGAAAACCCCTACCCAGCAGGCAGTACCATCCCTACTGCGACCAATATTTTTTGCAAAAAAGTGGTTGAATCACACCAGTTACTCTATGTACAAAATGCCACTGAACTTGAAGAATGGCAAACTAACCCTGAGGTAAGTGAAGACGGCTATAATTCTTACCTTGGTATGCCCATCAACTGGCCCGATGGCAAACCATTTGGCACCATTTGTGTTATGGATTTACAAAAAACAGATTATGACAATAATCATATAGAGTTATTGTCAGAGTTTCGTTCGGTTATCGAAGATGATTTAGAAATTATTGATAACTACGATAAAATGCAGCAAATCGCCATGGTTGATCCACTGACCAATATACACAACCGACGCGCATTCATGCTGCTCGCAGAACAACGTTTTAAACTAGCGAAGCGAGTGGAGCTATTGCTGGGCGTACTATTTATCGATGCTGATAACTTTAAACAATTAAATGACAAATATGGTCACGATATTGGCGATAAAGTATTGATTTCCATTGCCGAAAGTATCAAAGCCAATATTCGCGAAAGCGATATTCTTGCAAGGATTGGAGGCGATGAGTTTGCATGCGTGTTACAAATTAATCACGCCGAAGACCTAGCTACTATTTCAGAAAAAATTAGTGAACATTATCAACAAGCGAATCGTCAGCTTGCGCTTCCCACCAACACCATTAGTATTGGCTCTGTCGTTGCGGAGAAAAACAAAACTCTTGACGAACTTATGTGCATTGCCGATCAGGCCATGTATCAAGTAAAAGCCGATAAAAAGCGCTAA
- a CDS encoding LLM class flavin-dependent oxidoreductase → MNFKLSVLDQSFARTFDSATTALQETIEMAQFCEQLGYHRFWISEHHGFVALAGSAPEVLLAALGAATSKIRLGSGGIMLPHYSSYKIAEVFSMLANLYPERIDLGIGRAPGTDMLTASALAPNGRPDFHKFPQQVEELWHYLNNESTEPTVSPKPPKDLPMWMLGSSQDSAVLAAQHGLPYNLALFINPHASTQVTNYYQQHFKPNAKQETPYTSVTIATFCAEDEDYAHLLAKSYEVNYYRYITGEWQGDFLTPEQVAEYPISPQLSAFILQRLPRRAIGTPAQVKATIDEIQAQFNADEVMMVSNVYHFEDRKKSFELVKKAFS, encoded by the coding sequence ATGAATTTTAAACTTTCGGTATTAGATCAATCATTCGCTCGCACCTTTGACTCAGCCACTACAGCCCTCCAGGAAACTATTGAGATGGCGCAGTTTTGTGAGCAACTCGGCTATCATCGCTTTTGGATTTCAGAGCATCATGGTTTTGTTGCCCTAGCGGGCAGTGCTCCAGAAGTATTACTTGCAGCATTAGGGGCAGCGACCAGTAAAATTCGCTTGGGCTCGGGTGGTATTATGTTGCCTCACTACAGCAGTTACAAAATAGCTGAAGTATTTTCAATGTTAGCCAACTTATACCCAGAGCGCATTGATTTAGGTATTGGCCGCGCTCCAGGTACCGATATGCTAACCGCATCTGCACTTGCACCTAATGGACGCCCAGATTTTCATAAGTTTCCTCAGCAGGTTGAAGAGCTGTGGCATTACCTAAACAATGAAAGCACAGAACCAACCGTCAGTCCGAAACCGCCGAAAGATTTGCCAATGTGGATGTTAGGTTCAAGCCAAGACAGCGCCGTTTTAGCCGCTCAGCATGGTTTACCATACAATTTAGCGCTATTTATTAACCCACATGCATCAACACAGGTTACCAATTATTATCAGCAGCACTTTAAACCAAATGCTAAGCAAGAAACGCCATATACTTCGGTAACAATTGCCACTTTCTGCGCAGAGGATGAAGACTATGCGCACCTGCTCGCTAAGAGTTACGAGGTCAATTACTATCGCTACATTACCGGCGAGTGGCAAGGTGACTTCTTAACGCCTGAGCAAGTGGCGGAATATCCAATTTCACCTCAGTTAAGTGCTTTTATCCTACAACGATTGCCAAGACGCGCAATTGGCACACCAGCACAAGTCAAAGCCACCATAGATGAAATTCAAGCACAGTTTAATGCCGACGAAGTGATGATGGTCTCGAATGTTTACCACTTTGAAGATCGTAAAAAGAGTTTTGAATTAGTGAAAAAAGCGTTTAGTTAA
- the ydiJ gene encoding D-2-hydroxyglutarate dehydrogenase YdiJ, with protein MLPRLDPVELIKPIYQDFINALKQTAYKGEINSQYSARLAVATDNSVYQQLPQLVLCPRTKQDVQLITELSSQARFNDIKFSARGGGTGTNGQSLTPGVVIDLSKFMNRILEINVEENWVRVEAGVVKDQLNDYLRPHGFFFSPDLSTSNRATIGGMINTDASGQGSLVYGKTSDHVLGLSSVLADGSLINTQPMPIEQAETLALENSSLGKITKQLLASCRDNRELILNKFPRLNRFLTGYDLEHVFNDDLTVFDPTRVITGSEGSLAVVCEAKLNLTPISKAKALVNIKYDSFDSALRHSPDLVRAEATSVETIDSKVLNLAKEDIIWHTVSDLITDVPDKVMDGLNMVEYNDESTEALEQRIEVLEGILQQDMAANKGIIGYQITYDLGSIGRLYAMRKKAVGLLGNTQGSQKPLAFAEDTAVPPENLADFIGEFRELLDSHQLNYGMFGHVDAGVLHVRPALDMCDPEQEKLLRTISDQVVQLTAKYGGLMWGEHGKGYRSEYGPEFFGETLFNELRKVKTAFDPLNKMNPGKICTPIDSQESLVSVDDTKRGYFDRQISTPIKTSFESVLGCNGNGLCFNYDTSSPMCPSSKVTRDRRHSPKGRAGLMREWLRLMENKGVDLLKVEEDLDGWSVKRLLDKVKNSISTSLSDKNNNDFSHEVMDAMQGCLACKACASQCPIKVDVPDFRARFINLYHSRYFRPLKDHLVANVETLTPMMAKVPKLTNAVLGSSIYQSFSKTAIGYVDTPLLSYPTLKQRLANRDFTQFDLAKLMLRTEQEKAKTLLVVQDPFTTFYDAKSVEALMVLARKLGFDPILLPFKPNGKAQHVKGFLSRFAKTAQSTADFLNELHELGIAMVGMDASLALCYRDEYRQILGDKRGDFNVFLAHEWLAKVVETTTPEEHPSVAASVDFKLFAHCTEKTALPKSEQQWQHIFSHFGFTLDKVAVGCCGMAGTYGHEAVNLDNSKTLFEMSWQGKLNELKDEQVLVTGFSCRSQAKRFAKVQARHPVEALAQLLS; from the coding sequence ATGCTTCCTAGGTTAGACCCTGTTGAATTAATTAAACCGATTTATCAAGACTTTATAAACGCGCTTAAGCAAACCGCCTATAAAGGTGAAATAAATAGCCAATATAGTGCTCGTTTAGCGGTAGCGACCGACAATAGTGTCTACCAACAATTGCCGCAATTAGTGCTGTGTCCGCGCACTAAACAAGATGTGCAACTTATCACTGAACTGTCGAGCCAAGCGCGATTTAATGACATTAAGTTCAGTGCTCGCGGCGGCGGTACAGGCACCAACGGCCAAAGTTTAACGCCGGGTGTGGTGATAGATTTATCAAAATTTATGAACCGCATACTGGAAATCAATGTCGAAGAAAACTGGGTTCGAGTGGAAGCTGGCGTTGTTAAAGATCAGTTAAATGACTACTTACGCCCACACGGTTTCTTTTTCTCGCCTGACTTATCCACGTCAAACCGCGCTACTATTGGCGGTATGATTAATACTGATGCCTCAGGTCAAGGCTCCTTGGTTTACGGTAAAACCTCAGATCACGTATTAGGGCTATCATCGGTTTTAGCTGATGGTTCACTAATTAATACCCAGCCGATGCCAATAGAACAGGCGGAAACGTTAGCGTTAGAAAATAGCAGTTTAGGTAAAATTACTAAGCAGCTGCTAGCCAGTTGTCGTGATAACCGTGAGCTCATTCTTAACAAATTCCCGCGCTTAAACCGCTTTTTAACCGGTTATGATTTAGAGCACGTCTTTAATGATGACTTAACTGTATTCGACCCAACTCGTGTCATCACTGGCTCAGAAGGTTCACTGGCGGTGGTTTGCGAAGCAAAACTCAACTTAACGCCTATATCAAAAGCCAAAGCCTTGGTGAATATTAAGTACGACAGTTTTGACTCAGCGCTAAGACACTCGCCTGACTTAGTTAGAGCAGAGGCAACCTCAGTTGAAACCATTGATAGCAAAGTACTTAACCTCGCCAAAGAAGATATTATTTGGCACACCGTTAGCGACTTGATCACTGACGTGCCAGATAAGGTCATGGATGGCCTTAACATGGTTGAGTACAACGATGAGTCGACAGAAGCACTAGAGCAGCGTATCGAAGTCCTTGAAGGCATTTTGCAACAAGATATGGCGGCTAATAAAGGCATTATTGGTTATCAAATCACATACGATCTTGGCAGCATTGGTCGTTTGTATGCGATGCGAAAAAAGGCGGTAGGTTTACTCGGTAACACACAAGGTAGTCAAAAGCCGCTGGCCTTTGCCGAAGATACTGCTGTGCCTCCAGAAAACCTAGCGGATTTTATTGGCGAATTTCGCGAGTTGTTAGACAGCCACCAGCTTAATTACGGTATGTTTGGCCATGTTGATGCCGGTGTTTTGCATGTTAGACCTGCGCTAGATATGTGCGATCCTGAGCAAGAAAAGTTACTTCGCACCATTTCCGATCAAGTTGTACAGTTAACCGCTAAATATGGCGGCCTAATGTGGGGTGAGCACGGCAAAGGTTACCGCAGTGAATACGGTCCTGAATTTTTCGGTGAAACTTTGTTTAACGAGCTACGAAAAGTCAAAACTGCATTCGACCCGCTCAATAAAATGAATCCGGGAAAAATTTGTACACCGATAGATTCACAAGAATCTTTAGTTTCTGTCGATGATACTAAGCGCGGCTATTTTGACCGCCAAATCTCAACGCCGATTAAAACCTCTTTTGAATCTGTGCTTGGCTGTAACGGTAACGGTTTATGTTTCAACTATGATACATCAAGTCCGATGTGTCCTTCATCAAAGGTTACGCGTGACCGAAGACATTCGCCCAAAGGCCGAGCTGGCTTAATGCGTGAGTGGTTGCGCTTAATGGAAAATAAAGGCGTCGATTTACTTAAAGTTGAAGAAGACCTTGATGGTTGGTCGGTAAAACGCTTGTTAGATAAAGTTAAAAACAGTATTTCTACTAGCTTATCGGACAAAAACAACAACGACTTTTCTCATGAAGTGATGGACGCGATGCAAGGCTGTTTGGCATGTAAGGCTTGTGCTAGCCAGTGTCCGATCAAAGTTGATGTACCTGATTTTAGAGCCCGCTTCATTAATCTGTATCACAGCCGTTACTTTAGACCGCTAAAAGATCACTTAGTCGCGAACGTTGAGACACTAACACCCATGATGGCGAAAGTGCCTAAACTCACTAATGCTGTGCTTGGTTCAAGTATTTACCAATCGTTTTCGAAAACGGCGATCGGCTATGTTGATACGCCATTGTTGAGTTACCCAACCTTAAAGCAGCGATTAGCTAATCGCGATTTTACCCAGTTTGATTTAGCGAAGTTAATGCTGCGCACAGAGCAGGAGAAAGCGAAAACCTTGCTCGTGGTGCAAGACCCGTTTACAACCTTCTACGATGCAAAATCTGTTGAGGCGCTAATGGTATTGGCGAGAAAACTCGGTTTTGACCCAATATTATTGCCGTTTAAACCTAATGGTAAAGCTCAGCATGTGAAGGGCTTTTTATCTCGATTTGCCAAAACTGCACAGTCCACAGCAGATTTTCTTAATGAGTTGCATGAGCTGGGCATTGCCATGGTCGGGATGGATGCGTCATTAGCGCTATGCTACCGCGATGAATACCGTCAAATATTGGGTGATAAACGTGGTGACTTTAATGTGTTTCTTGCCCATGAATGGTTGGCAAAGGTTGTAGAAACTACAACTCCAGAAGAACATCCTAGCGTTGCAGCTAGTGTCGATTTTAAGTTGTTTGCTCATTGTACTGAAAAAACGGCTTTGCCTAAGTCTGAGCAACAATGGCAGCACATATTTAGTCACTTTGGTTTTACGCTAGATAAAGTAGCCGTTGGCTGTTGTGGTATGGCAGGTACATACGGTCATGAAGCCGTGAACCTAGATAACTCAAAGACCTTGTTTGAAATGAGCTGGCAAGGCAAGTTAAACGAGCTAAAAGATGAACAAGTATTGGTAACGGGCTTCTCATGTCGCAGTCAGGCGAAACGTTTTGCCAAAGTACAGGCTAGACATCCTGTAGAAGCGTTGGCGCAACTGTTATCATAG